The Musa acuminata AAA Group cultivar baxijiao chromosome BXJ1-3, Cavendish_Baxijiao_AAA, whole genome shotgun sequence genome window below encodes:
- the LOC103978317 gene encoding protein CELLULOSE SYNTHASE INTERACTIVE 3, translating into MVEEAVPFAAESADHWLSRARLLAPLALEKARSAKGFARRWMSIVSKLERVPPCLSDLSSHPCFARDALCRELLQSVAATVSEAVELADRCRGDVSASVGKLKMQSDLDALSGKLDLNLHDCGLVVKTGVLGEMALPPVASARPGEAEYASWNFHELLARILIGHADAKHRALDGLLEAMREDEKGVMAVLGRSNISALIQLLTATSPKLREKAATAVCLLTESGNCENLLVSEGVLPPLIRLLESGSLVAREKAVISLQRLSLSADTARLIAGHGGIRPLIGVCQVGSSISQSAAAGTLNNLSAVPEERQSLVDEGIVRVMINLLDCGIVLGSKEYAAECLQHLTCSNESLRRTVVSEGGIRSLLTYLDRPLPQESAVGALKNLVGSVSVDSLISLGLLPCLVHVLKDGSLGAQQAAAAAICKFSSSAETKRIVGEFGCIPLLVKMLEAKSNGAREVAAQAIASLMTYPQNGRDVKKDDKSVPNLVQLLDPCPQNTAKKYAVSCLLILLSSKMCKKMMISHGAIGYLKKLSDMDIPGTKKLLEQLERGRLRSLFSRK; encoded by the coding sequence ATGGTGGAAGAGGCCGTGCCCTTTGCTGCCGAATCGGCGGACCACTGGCTCTCCCGCGCCCGCCTCCTCGCCCCCCTCGCCCTCGAGAAGGCCAGGTCCGCCAAGGGATTCGCCAGGCGGTGGATGTCCATCGTTTCCAAGCTCGAGCGCGTGCCGCCCTGCCTCTCCGACCTCTCCAGCCACCCCTGCTTCGCGCGGGACGCCCTCTGCCGCGAGCTCCTTCAGTCCGTCGCCGCCACCGTCTCCGAGGCTGTCGAATTGGCCGATCGATGTCGCGGCGACGTCAGCGCCTCCGTCGGCAAGTTGAAGATGCAGAGCGACCTCGACGCCCTCTCCGGCAAGCTCGATCTCAATCTCCACGACTGTGGACTCGTCGTCAAGACCGGCGTCCTCGGCGAGATGGCCCTCCCTCCGGTCGCCTCCGCCCGTCCCGGCGAAGCGGAGTACGCTAGCTGGAATTTCCACGAGCTGCTCGCCCGCATCCTGATCGGGCACGCCGATGCCAAGCACCGGGCGTTGGATGGGCTATTGGAGGCGATGAGGGAGGACGAGAAGGGCGTGATGGCTGTCCTGGGACGGAGCAACATCTCCGCCCTCATACAGCTGTTGACAGCAACCTCACCCAAGCTCAGGGAGAAGGCCGCCACTGCAGTTTGCTTGCTTACCGAATCAGGAAACTGCGAGAACCTGTTGGTTTCCGAAGGAGTGCTGCCGCCGCTGATCCGTCTTCTGGAATCCGGGAGCTTAGTAGCAAGAGAGAAGGCAGTCATCTCCCTACAAAGGCTGTCCCTGTCCGCTGACACTGCTCGTTTGATCGCCGGCCATGGTGGAATTCGCCCGCTGATCGGAGTCTGTCAGGTCGGCAGTTCGATCTCTCAGTCGGCTGCTGCTGGCACGCTTAACAACCTTTCTGCTGTGCCCGAAGAGAGGCAGAGTCTTGTGGATGAGGGAATAGTTCGTGTCATGATCAATCTGCTTGATTGCGGCATTGTTTTGGGATCGAAGGAGTATGCAGCTGAGTGTTTGCAGCACTTAACATGCAGCAATGAGAGCTTGAGGAGGACGGTTGTATCCGAAGGAGGGATTCGGAGCCTTCTGACATACCTTGACAGACCCTTACCACAGGAATCAGCAGTCGGTGCATTGAAGAATCTGGTTGGTTCTGTATCCGTGGATAGTCTGATCTCTCTTGGCTTGCTTCCTTGCCTTGTGCATGTGCTGAAAGATGGATCTTTGGGGGCACAGCAGGCAGCCGCGGCTGCCATTTGTAAGTTCTCCAGCTCAGCAGAAACCAAAAGAATTGTTGGAGAATTTGGTTGCATACCCTTGCTTGTGAAGATGCTCGAGGCCAAGAGCAATGGCGCGAGGGAGGTTGCAGCACAAGCAATTGCTAGCTTGATGACATATCCTCAAAATGGTAGGGATGTTAAGAAGGATGataagagtgtgccaaatctgGTTCAGTTGCTTGATCCCTGTCCTCAGAACACCGCAAAGAAGTATGCAGTCTCTTGCCTTTTAATTCTGTTGTCGAGCAAAATGTGCAAGAAGATGATGATTTCACATGGTGCAATTGGTTATCTCAAGAAGCTCTCCGATATGGACATTCCAGGCACAAAGAAGTTGCTTGAGCAACTGGAACGAGGCAGATTACGGAGCTTGTTTagcagaaaatag